A DNA window from Haloferax volcanii DS2 contains the following coding sequences:
- a CDS encoding UxaA family hydrolase, with protein sequence MRREFTGYRRESGRIGVRNHVAVLPTSVASSCVARGIAAEAGAWARATPHQMGANQPDEARAQTERVLVGVGRNPNVGAALVVEFGTEDIDAADLADRIARDGKPVETLSVREVGGMAAALQRGRTALDSLNEAAADARHESADASELVVGVECGGSDATPGIAANPAVGDACDRLVAAGGTASFSETPEFIGAEHVLAERCVDEETRRRLLDRVERREATADLIGVDLRGAQPSPGNQEGGLTTIEEKSLGAISKGGTTPVRGIVDYAERLPVGGGLVLMDTPGYDVESVVGKVAGGAQIIVFTTGRGSTTGNPVAPVVKVTGNPRTWERMRSNMDVNAGAVVEGDATISEAGERVFDEVLAVADGKRTGAETRRMEEFAITEVHPRELAEVRGK encoded by the coding sequence ATGAGACGAGAGTTCACCGGCTACCGCCGGGAGAGCGGCCGCATCGGGGTCAGAAACCACGTCGCCGTCCTTCCGACCTCGGTCGCGTCGTCCTGCGTCGCCCGCGGTATCGCGGCCGAGGCGGGGGCGTGGGCGCGCGCGACGCCGCACCAGATGGGAGCGAACCAACCGGACGAGGCGCGAGCGCAGACCGAGCGGGTGCTGGTCGGCGTCGGGCGCAACCCGAACGTCGGCGCGGCGCTCGTCGTCGAGTTCGGAACCGAGGACATCGACGCCGCCGACCTCGCGGACCGAATCGCCCGAGACGGCAAGCCGGTCGAGACGCTCTCGGTCCGCGAGGTCGGCGGGATGGCCGCGGCCCTCCAGCGCGGGCGCACCGCCCTCGACTCGCTGAACGAGGCGGCCGCGGACGCCCGCCACGAGTCGGCCGACGCGAGCGAACTCGTCGTCGGCGTCGAGTGCGGCGGGAGTGACGCCACCCCGGGCATCGCCGCCAACCCCGCCGTCGGCGACGCCTGCGACCGTCTCGTCGCGGCCGGGGGAACCGCCTCGTTCAGCGAGACGCCGGAGTTCATCGGCGCGGAACACGTCCTCGCGGAGCGATGCGTCGACGAGGAGACCCGCCGCCGACTGCTCGACCGCGTCGAGCGCCGCGAGGCGACCGCCGACCTGATAGGGGTCGACCTCCGGGGCGCACAGCCCTCGCCCGGCAATCAGGAGGGCGGCCTCACGACCATCGAGGAAAAGAGCCTCGGAGCCATCTCGAAGGGCGGGACGACCCCCGTGCGCGGCATCGTCGACTACGCCGAGCGCCTGCCGGTCGGCGGCGGCCTCGTCCTGATGGACACGCCGGGCTACGACGTGGAGAGCGTCGTCGGCAAGGTCGCCGGCGGCGCGCAGATTATCGTCTTCACCACCGGGCGCGGGAGCACCACCGGCAACCCCGTCGCGCCCGTGGTGAAGGTCACGGGAAATCCCCGGACGTGGGAGCGCATGCGGTCGAACATGGACGTGAACGCCGGGGCGGTGGTCGAGGGCGACGCGACGATTTCCGAGGCGGGCGAGCGCGTCTTCGACGAGGTGCTCGCCGTCGCCGACGGGAAGCGAACCGGGGCCGAGACGCGCCGGATGGAGGAGTTCGCCATCACGGAGGTCCACCCGCGCGAACTCGCGGAGGTGCGGGGCAAATGA
- a CDS encoding carbohydrate-binding family 9-like protein: MRTYEVSRIDADRVVPLTGAVDGTVWERANVARLDEYAWGDEPGPETTVRALFDAEALYLQFHVEDDEITADVTELNGPTFEDSSVELFATPSPPDDGSPGRYCNFEANCCGTFKLAWQEPNWRERDIGRDLVSATDAAAVEVETSVPGPTKTASPDDDAWWLAARLPRSTLQSLTGLPLELDSETVWRGNFYRSGLPDAQKGTWNRIELPEPTYHSPAYFGRIEFE, encoded by the coding sequence ATGCGAACCTACGAGGTCAGCCGCATCGACGCGGACAGGGTGGTCCCGCTGACCGGCGCGGTCGACGGGACGGTGTGGGAGCGGGCGAACGTCGCCCGACTGGACGAGTACGCGTGGGGCGACGAACCCGGCCCGGAGACGACGGTCAGGGCGCTGTTCGACGCGGAGGCGCTCTACCTGCAGTTCCACGTCGAAGACGACGAGATAACCGCCGACGTGACGGAGTTGAACGGTCCGACGTTCGAGGACAGTTCGGTCGAACTGTTCGCCACGCCGTCCCCGCCCGACGACGGCTCGCCGGGGCGGTACTGCAACTTCGAGGCGAACTGCTGCGGCACGTTCAAACTCGCGTGGCAGGAGCCGAACTGGCGCGAGCGCGACATCGGCCGCGACCTCGTCTCGGCGACCGACGCGGCGGCCGTCGAGGTGGAAACGTCCGTCCCCGGCCCCACGAAAACCGCGTCCCCGGACGACGACGCGTGGTGGCTCGCGGCGCGGCTCCCGCGATCGACGCTCCAGTCGTTGACCGGCCTCCCGCTCGAACTCGACTCGGAGACGGTCTGGCGCGGGAACTTCTACCGGAGCGGTCTGCCCGACGCGCAGAAGGGGACGTGGAACCGAATCGAACTGCCGGAGCCGACGTACCACTCGCCGGCGTACTTCGGGCGCATCGAGTTCGAGTGA
- a CDS encoding UxaA family hydrolase: protein MQDAGGTDACVDRGTAAVADLRESAAAQGTDGATATADEQTATLGDLTVGVVVDDLADSTRRHADRLLDAAGRPARATRIGTEAAARGFDAATGFLGNAPVTGVAAYGQRVDETDAADAAAGAVTLLDAPSRVEEAATGLAAAGAHLVLHVTGQGTPAGHPIVPVVKLSGDADTLAAVPDDIDLDARETDADDLEAYLLAVADGDRTCAERHGLTEFSIARAGPST, encoded by the coding sequence ATACAGGACGCCGGGGGGACCGACGCTTGCGTCGACCGCGGCACGGCCGCCGTCGCCGACCTCCGGGAGTCGGCCGCCGCTCAGGGGACGGACGGGGCGACCGCGACAGCCGACGAACAGACGGCGACCCTCGGTGACCTCACGGTCGGCGTCGTCGTCGACGACCTCGCGGACTCGACCAGACGGCACGCCGACCGACTGCTCGACGCGGCGGGCCGCCCCGCGAGGGCGACGCGCATCGGAACGGAGGCGGCGGCCCGTGGATTCGACGCGGCGACGGGATTCCTCGGCAACGCGCCGGTCACGGGAGTCGCGGCGTACGGCCAACGAGTCGATGAAACGGACGCTGCCGATGCCGCCGCCGGCGCGGTGACGCTGCTCGACGCGCCCTCTCGGGTCGAGGAGGCCGCGACCGGCCTCGCCGCCGCGGGCGCGCACCTCGTCCTCCACGTCACGGGACAGGGGACGCCCGCCGGCCATCCCATCGTTCCGGTGGTGAAACTCTCGGGCGACGCGGACACGCTCGCGGCCGTCCCCGACGATATCGACCTCGACGCCCGCGAGACCGACGCGGACGACCTCGAAGCGTATCTTCTCGCCGTCGCCGACGGCGACCGGACGTGCGCCGAGCGACACGGACTCACGGAGTTCTCCATCGCCCGCGCCGGCCCGTCGACCTGA
- a CDS encoding ThuA domain-containing protein, which yields MQQPSALVIGETTFSFHDFEEMRPHIESAIGDAAEVTATTDKDALADLAGYDLVVDYLTDATLTPEQLDGLLSFVRDGGAYLGLHCAADLINVHDGDGGLDKRDEPFPDLRDLLGGHFLTHPERSTFGVEIVSDHAVTDGVGGFEVFDEPYQVDVDDDVTVLARMAHPDLTDYPVAWVREYGSGRVCYASLGHTAEAFENEDYRRLLRNAVGWLVRD from the coding sequence ATGCAGCAGCCGTCCGCGTTAGTCATCGGAGAGACGACCTTCTCGTTCCACGACTTCGAGGAGATGCGACCGCACATCGAGTCCGCCATCGGCGACGCCGCCGAGGTGACCGCGACGACCGACAAAGACGCCCTCGCCGACCTCGCGGGCTACGACCTCGTCGTGGACTACCTGACGGACGCCACCCTGACACCCGAGCAGTTAGACGGTCTCCTCAGTTTCGTCCGCGACGGCGGAGCCTATCTGGGTCTCCACTGCGCCGCCGACCTCATCAACGTCCACGACGGCGACGGCGGCCTCGACAAACGCGACGAGCCGTTTCCCGACCTCCGCGACCTCCTCGGCGGTCACTTCCTCACTCACCCCGAGCGCTCGACGTTCGGCGTCGAAATCGTCTCCGACCACGCCGTGACAGACGGCGTCGGCGGCTTCGAGGTGTTCGACGAGCCGTATCAGGTCGACGTGGACGACGATGTGACCGTGCTCGCGCGCATGGCCCACCCCGACCTCACCGACTACCCGGTCGCGTGGGTCCGCGAGTACGGTTCGGGCCGAGTCTGTTACGCGTCGCTCGGCCACACCGCCGAGGCCTTCGAGAACGAGGACTACCGGCGACTGCTCCGCAACGCCGTCGGCTGGCTGGTCCGCGACTGA
- a CDS encoding UxaA family hydrolase, with translation MKGRVLDGAALVLADGDSVATALGDLDDGREVRDGDRTVTLADDVPFGHKFALDPLPAGETVRKYGEVIGRTTAAVAAGEWVHTHNCESTRGRGDVAAEVER, from the coding sequence ATGAAGGGCCGCGTCCTCGACGGGGCCGCCCTCGTGCTGGCCGACGGCGACAGCGTGGCGACGGCGCTCGGAGACCTCGACGACGGGCGCGAGGTCCGCGACGGAGACCGGACGGTGACGCTCGCGGACGACGTTCCGTTCGGCCACAAGTTCGCCCTCGACCCGCTGCCGGCCGGCGAGACGGTCCGCAAGTACGGTGAGGTCATCGGGCGGACCACGGCGGCTGTCGCGGCCGGTGAGTGGGTCCACACGCACAATTGCGAGAGCACCCGCGGCCGCGGCGACGTGGCGGCGGAGGTGGAGCGATGA
- a CDS encoding LLM class flavin-dependent oxidoreductase, translating to MSSANSRGLSLGCQVVSYGNVEKTIERAVRAETAGFDTVTVPDHLFHPTGSEEYLVDPPWEAFSVLGAIAQRTEEVTLMPGVADSVRRHPTELAHVTATLDRMTDGRAGLGIGAGEAFNFAPISDIDWDDPYTRFRECVAVIDGLWNSTTDEPFSFAGDYFDLDEAHMGLNPAQEPRPPLWIGGYGESMRGLTGAVADGWFPWIYSPDEYAADLRKVLDVAADRGRDPDAIDRAVMVPTTVSEDGDEARAAGIERNRVNLALRPPLLADMGYEDIAESTPIMWQMAFDEEQERQLSAAAERIPDGAVDDICVAGDPERVIERIEAFRDAGVDNLVLIPVGDYEETMRHYENEIIPYFSER from the coding sequence CGGTTTGAGCCTCGGCTGTCAAGTTGTCAGCTACGGAAACGTCGAGAAAACCATCGAGCGAGCGGTCCGAGCCGAGACGGCCGGGTTCGACACCGTCACCGTTCCGGACCACCTGTTTCACCCGACCGGCTCCGAGGAGTATCTGGTGGACCCGCCGTGGGAGGCGTTCTCCGTCCTCGGGGCGATAGCCCAGCGCACCGAGGAGGTGACCCTCATGCCCGGCGTCGCGGACTCGGTGCGCCGCCACCCGACCGAACTCGCGCACGTCACGGCCACGCTCGACCGGATGACGGACGGCCGCGCCGGTCTCGGTATCGGGGCCGGCGAGGCGTTCAACTTCGCGCCGATTTCGGACATCGACTGGGACGACCCGTACACCCGGTTCAGGGAGTGTGTCGCCGTCATCGACGGCCTGTGGAACTCGACGACTGACGAGCCGTTCTCGTTCGCGGGCGACTACTTCGACCTCGACGAGGCACACATGGGGCTGAATCCCGCACAGGAGCCGCGCCCGCCGCTCTGGATAGGCGGTTACGGCGAGAGCATGCGCGGTCTGACGGGCGCGGTCGCCGACGGCTGGTTCCCGTGGATTTACTCGCCCGACGAGTACGCGGCCGACCTTCGGAAAGTCCTCGACGTGGCCGCGGACCGAGGCCGCGACCCCGACGCCATCGACCGCGCGGTGATGGTTCCGACCACGGTCTCCGAGGACGGCGACGAGGCTCGCGCGGCCGGCATCGAGCGCAACCGCGTGAACCTCGCGCTCCGACCGCCGCTCCTCGCCGACATGGGCTACGAGGACATCGCGGAGTCGACGCCCATCATGTGGCAGATGGCGTTCGACGAGGAACAGGAGCGTCAGTTGTCGGCGGCGGCCGAGCGCATCCCGGACGGGGCCGTCGACGATATCTGCGTCGCCGGCGACCCCGAGCGCGTCATCGAGCGAATCGAGGCGTTCCGCGACGCGGGCGTCGACAACCTCGTTCTCATCCCCGTCGGCGACTACGAGGAGACGATGCGGCACTACGAAAACGAGATTATTCCGTACTTCAGCGAGCGGTAG